A genomic window from Artemia franciscana chromosome 14, ASM3288406v1, whole genome shotgun sequence includes:
- the LOC136035476 gene encoding small COPII coat GTPase SAR1A-like — protein sequence MFIWDWLTGMLSYLGLYKKSGKLLLLGLDNAGKTSLLRMLRDDRMGQHNPTIHPTSEELCIGKIKFTTFDLGGHRSARKVWLDYFPLVDAIVFLIDVADQARFEEAKQELNYILTEETLSTVPILILGNKIDLFNAVSEEQLLSAFQLHPVKTGKGPMDKSNLRGRPLELYMISVFKKTGYAEAFRWLSQFID from the coding sequence ATGTTCATTTGGGACTGGCTCACTGGTATGCTTAGTTACTTAGGACTCTACAAAAAATCAGGCAAGCTGTTGCTTTTGGGTCTCGATAATGCTGGCAAGACGTCATTGCTGCGAATGTTGAGAGATGATAGGATGGGACAACATAACCCGACCATACACCCAACTTCGGAAGAGCTGTGCATTGGCAAGATCAAGTTCACCACTTTCGATTTGGGTGGTCATAGATCAGCAAGGAAAGTGTGGCTAGATTACTTCCCTCTTGTCGATGCCATCGTTTTCCTGATTGATGTTGCAGATCAAGCCCGATTTGAAGAGGCAAAACAAGAGTTGAATTATATATTAACAGAAGAAACTTTGTCAACAGTTCCAATACTGATACTTGGGAATAAAATTGATCTCTTTAATGCAGTTTCAGAGGAGCAACTGCTGTCAGCATTTCAACTCCATCCTGTGAAAACAGGCAAAGGACCAATGGACAAGAGTAATCTTCGTGGCCGACCATTGGAGCTTTACATGATTTCTGTTTTTAAGAAAACGGGCTATGCAGAGGCCTTCAGATGGCTCTCGCAGTTCATCGACTAG